One Calditrichota bacterium genomic region harbors:
- a CDS encoding DUF4115 domain-containing protein, whose protein sequence is MTQNDTESTPYPLKRSSYPEIGTPEVRRQIGGELRAARNFAEMTQEQIFNITKISVKYLDAIEEGKWNFLPPTYVKAFIRAYADSVGHPLDKLTNRLDELFSGSVESRAPISSGLPESDRGRDISDSEAQAAGLGSWFERNRNTIFYIVIGVAAAILIALYLSRPPDIPFPTATSTNVKPAAPPPVSSVQPAETTRTAAASPADTTLSPVSDTLKIIHLEIRTRDTCYVKVEHGDNVVFDRTLWPGSSQSFDLPPPVRVTLGNAPVVDMKVNQGALPPFPMSHRMRILQIGPGGVIQ, encoded by the coding sequence TTGACCCAAAACGATACCGAATCGACACCCTACCCGCTGAAGAGAAGCAGTTATCCTGAGATCGGCACCCCTGAAGTGCGGCGTCAGATCGGCGGAGAACTGCGCGCAGCGCGGAATTTCGCCGAAATGACGCAGGAACAGATATTTAACATCACCAAGATCAGCGTCAAGTATCTCGATGCAATCGAGGAAGGCAAATGGAATTTTCTACCGCCTACCTATGTAAAAGCCTTTATTCGCGCCTATGCCGACTCGGTTGGGCATCCTCTCGACAAATTGACCAACCGACTGGATGAACTCTTCTCCGGATCCGTCGAGTCGCGCGCACCGATCAGCAGCGGTCTTCCCGAATCGGATCGAGGAAGAGATATCAGCGATAGCGAAGCCCAGGCGGCAGGGCTGGGGTCGTGGTTCGAACGAAATCGCAACACTATATTCTACATTGTTATAGGCGTTGCGGCAGCGATACTGATAGCGCTCTACCTTTCGCGCCCGCCCGACATCCCCTTTCCGACAGCGACGAGCACGAATGTCAAGCCGGCAGCACCACCTCCTGTTTCGTCAGTCCAACCTGCCGAGACGACCCGGACTGCTGCCGCAAGCCCTGCTGATACTACCTTGAGCCCAGTGAGCGATACGTTAAAAATTATCCACCTCGAAATCCGCACCCGAGATACCTGTTATGTCAAGGTCGAGCATGGCGACAATGTCGTCTTCGACCGAACACTCTGGCCCGGAAGCAGCCAAAGTTTCGACCTGCCCCCTCCCGTGCGAGTCACTTTAGGCAATGCTCCGGTTGTCGATATGAAGGTGAATCAGGGCGCCCTCCCCCCCTTCCCGATGAGCCATCGGATGCGCATTCTGCAGATTGGGCCGGGTGGAGTCATCCAGTAG